One segment of Vicia villosa cultivar HV-30 ecotype Madison, WI unplaced genomic scaffold, Vvil1.0 ctg.000001F_1_1_4_unsc, whole genome shotgun sequence DNA contains the following:
- the LOC131621312 gene encoding uncharacterized protein LOC131621312, translating to MKSAKEQQIEVPQVPEEEEEQQPLLLNTTKVVEYLEPFMSLELLCKFPDNSAYDFDYSQSTIWSPLVPRPYSPMDLDLITPKKLSYDLALGARCSVNKVGSKVRKKFSSSSFNLKLSFIKKVNESKKMGSDFSPTPSRVKCAWNPIINNKQWGRALKAAAKQFKKWKVKRDPITHVMLQNAFKDGNF from the exons ATGAAATCCGCAAAAGAACAACAAATAGAGGTACCACAAGtaccagaagaagaagaagaacaacaaccaTTGTTGCTGAACACTACAAAGGTTGTCGAGTATTTAGAGCCATTCATGTCCTTAGAGCTTCTCTGCAAATTCCCAGACAACTCTGCTTATGACTTTGACTACTCTCAAAGCACAATCTGGTCCCCTTTGGTTCCTAGACCCTACTCTCCCATGGATTTGGATCTCATCACTCCGAAGAAACTTTCCTATGATTTGGCCTTAGGAGCTAGATGCAGTGTCAACAAGGTTGGTTCTAAGGTTAGAAAGAAATTCAGTTCTAGTTCCTTCAATCTCAAATTGAGTTTCATTAAGAAAGTTAATGAAAGCAAGAAGATGGGTTCTGACTTCTCACCAACACCTTCAAGGGTCAAATGTGCTTGGAACCCCATCATCAATAATAAG CAATGGGGCAGGGCATTGAAAGCTGCTGCAAAACAGTTCAAGAAATGGAAGGTGAAGAGAGACCCCATTACACATGTGATGCTGCAAAATGCTTTCAAAGATGGAAATTTTTAA
- the LOC131621313 gene encoding major pollen allergen Ole e 10-like has protein sequence MDSSAYILRVSIAYFCLLILFSTIFPLSGATNKFSSFEYLDTDSYGSPSSQPLPPFNSLAPQPYSSLPNPPPSPKTIITISPPPTPPPSPPKHVPSPPKTVTSPPKAYPPPQPSPHKNSPPHYAIWCVAKPTVPDPIIQFAMDYACGSGADCKSIQPNGPCFQPNTLLAHASFAFNSYWQNTKIGGGTCDFGGTAMLVNVDPSYDKCNFMST, from the exons ATGGATTCAAGTGCTTACATTCTTAGAGTCAGCATTGCTTATTTTTGTCTTCTCATCCTATTTTccactatttttcctttgtctg GTGCAACAAACAAATTTTCATCATTTGAATACTTAGACACCGATTCATATGGTTCTCCATCTTCTCAACCATTACCACCTTTCAACTCACTTGCACCACAACCTTATTCCTCTCTTCCAAACCCACCACCAAGTCCAAAAACCATTATTACAATCTCACCACCACCAACACCACCTCCAAGCCCACCAAAACATGTTCCAAGCCCACCTAAAACTGTTACAAGCCCACCTAAGGCTTATCCACCACCACAACCCTCACCTCATAAAAACTCACCACCACACTATGCTATTTGGTGTGTTGCAAAGCCAACAGTTCCTGATCCTATAATACAATTTGCAATGGACTATGCATGTGGGTCTGGGGCAGATTGCAAATCGATTCAGCCCAATGGGCCATGCTTTCAGCCCAACACTTTGTTGGCCCATGCTTCTTTTGCTTTCAATAGCTACTGGCAGAACACTAAGATTGGTGGGGGCACTTGTGATTTTGGTGGTACTGCTATGCTTGTCAACGTTGATCCAA GTTATGACAAATGCAACTTCATGTCGACTTAG